ttatcccataacacttgtttaatcagcatctctcctatggaccttttaatgtctacagtctcagatcaacacagcctGGCCCTCctgcactatcagcagcaggagcagcattgtaccccatcaggtaaaacataggctacgtttgctttgTCTTGTCACCACATCacaacagtgatatagtatgatgcaatgttgttattcagcctggttcaatgtgcccctttttaactttgagcacccgcccctttaaACTTCTCTGCACGGCACTGAAAGTCAGATATTTGAGGCTATAAAAGAGAAGTCAAACAGATCAGTGACATTACCATCAACGCTGCAGTCATGGATAATCCACAGAGAAGGACAAATGAGAACAATGACGCATCGTCCAATGATATATTTAAGCAAGGTACGAGTTTCTTCCACAGTGACTGGTTTAGCCAtcaatttttctcctcttttctttctatttcatctttttttccagGTAGTTTCCTGAAGTCAGTGTTGCCTATATTAGTGGAAGAACATTAGttgaaatcatttttaaatatttgctaaacctgtgtgtttttgtaggaCGCTTGCATATGGAGTTGTATTTGTATGAGGTCAGATAAACCTAAATATAGCTACAGCAAATAAGATGTGTTTTCTAATGTAGCTGGTTTGTGGCTTGACCGCTAACTCATTGCAGCTATGAGGATATACAGTTCACTTGTTCAAGCATGCCTACAAAGCAGAAGAAGCTAAGAAGGAAAATGTAAGTCAATTGTGTTTTCTGCCAAACATTGAaacattacaatatttttttatgttcatttattGCAGGTGGATCAACCTTTCCAAAGTACCCACCGATTATACTGCTCCTGGGATTGCTGAACGCTGTATTGTTGATAACGGCTGTTGTTATTGGAGTTAACTGTGAGTGTGAAAATTCACCAGAAGTTTCAtttccctcttttttctttgGAATCTTACTGATAAACTGCTGAAAACACACTTTCACTATAAGATGTTAGAGTAATCATGTTAACACAAGCAGTAACACATCTACTAAATTGAAAATGTTCTGGTTtctcagttttaaaaaatcattttacgTCCTTCTGTTCAAAACAGCATACGGGTTATTTTCCAATATGGAGAAATGTTACTTTGCctccatttaataatattttgacACAAACATTTTCAGGTGCCAAAGTCAAAGAGGACTCCTTGCACAtttccaacccagctgtaacacagctcttcagtgaGCTCGACTATCTCCGAAGCAACCACAGCGATGTGATCGAAGCTGAAGAGGAGGCCAAGAAGGCGTTAGAGAGCGCGATCAACAACCACAAAGAAGTAAAGGTGAAAATTGAGGAGCTGAAGACCGTCAATGATGGTTATCAGAAACAGATGCAAGCACTGCAAATGGAGAAGGCAAACCTGAAGTCCAATGTATCAATTTTAGGTGAGACAGTTGTATCTGTGTTTAATatcctttaattttttaattcagGATAAGGAATTTGAAATTACAGAAATCCTTTGTTTCTCTCAGAGGGATCTTGCGGCGTATGCCTCCCTGGTTGGGCTCTTTTCAACTCGTCCTGCTATTTCTTCTCCTACACCGAGTCCTCTACTGTCAAAAAGAACTGGCATGAGAGCAGAGAGGACTGTATTCGTCGTGGCTCTGACCTGGTTGTGATTGATAACCAGGAAGAGCAGGTgggttgaaaaacaaacaagaaagaatgactgtaaaaaaaaaaaaaaaaaaaaattcggGGGGACAGAAAGTCTACAAACATGCTGGAGGCAACAGAGAGGGATTTACATGAATTTAAACTGTGCTAATTGTAAGGCTGGTTATAAAGTACAGTCTTTTATATCAAGCATGTTTATCTTCATTTAGATAATGTTATCCAAGAACCAGCTGTTCTTTCTGGGTCACCATTTAACAGAACAGAAATCCAAAACTCAAAACTACAAGCAgtcaacaaataaagaacaatatatggcaaaaaccaaaaaaaaaatcaagtaattcaaattaaaaaaaaaaaaagcaaacaacaatCTCAACATGTTAACATCTGCTTACTGTTAATGAtggaaaaattaaaatttgTTATGTAATGTAGCCATAAACTGGTtctgtaaaacatgtttaaggattcttttttctttttttgttctcacATAGAAATATGTGAGTAACATGGTCCAAAATATGAAAACCACTTTTACTATCTGGGAGAATGGATTCTGGATTGGAATCACTGACATGGAGAATGAGGGGACCTGGGCATGGATTAATAATGTCACAGAGGTAGAACAAAGGTGAGAACAGCACCATTAATCTCATTAAAACTTTTATGTTAAATAGATTAACTATGTTATATGCATAGTTGtttgaaaataatgataaatgatGCAATTTTCTTAGGtactggatggatggagaacCGAACAACGCTGGAAATGTGGGAGAACATTGTGGGGTGACAGTTCACTCCACCTTTAATCCCTGGAAGACCCGCTATGATGGAAAGTGTGACTTTCAGCAGCTGCACTGGATATGTGAAATGTAATCAAAAAAACGCTTTTCACTCCTGATATGATGCTCAAGCAGTCTGTAATAGAGATgagtaaaacatttttaaccatAAATTATTTTAGCAGTTTTCTGCTAATTCTTCATATTTAGAATCTACAGCAGTGCAGTAACATTCAAATTACTTTAGAGGCCTGTAATAATTAACATTATTTTAGAAATAATAATCCATAGAGTAAATTCAAGATGACGAAAACCACCTATAAGAAGAAGTAACACATATACTGAaagaatattttaaattgatctACTGTTCTTGCTGTGTTAATTGTTTGATAGgcgtgtttttgtgtctttgaattgtgtgtttttgtcatgttttttcaataaaaaaatttCTATAACCGAATATGATTTTGATAAGAAACTTGACAAGTAGCTCTGAATTcgtggcaaaagaaaaaaaaatcactataaataaatcaatgtgACGCAATAAATCAATGTACACTCTTCATAGGTTTCCAATCCATAACAGGACTGACATAAAGAGGAACAACCCTCCAcactcatattcacacctacagccaatttagaatcaatAAAACCCAACATGCATGTGCTTAGACCTGcagaaccagaaccagaaccagaaTACGCCTTTGGAACAGGGGTCGTAGGTTCGACTCCCGACCAGagcgtctgtatccagtaagggtcctaggATAGACCCCACCCCCCATGCTAACCACTGTCCTGGGTTTAAATACCTTTTAcagaaacaaaaggcagcacacagctgttttcacacctttggTCTTGGCAATTAAAAGGTTAAGTTTGCACGGCCCCAAAGCTCATGCAAACCTAGGATGATGCTGTCACCTTTGCTCCTGTAAAAAaatcatacatacatacatccacctTTTTGTCACATCTTGTGTATTGCTGTCAAGTCAGTCAAGCctttgtcagtccagtcagtcccccATGTTTATTGCTGATAGCAGAACCTCTCGTGCTCCATTAAGTTTCTACTGCTAGCAatatgacgtcatttcaaaaaagaaaaagaagaattttaGGATGGATTACCTCGTTGAATCCTTTTACAGAGGCACTCACTATCTGATTGCATCCCAAGTAAGTGGCTTTCCAGAGCCGATTGTAATGTGGAGAAGCTCAGTTTGCGATCGTTTTGGGCAGAAATGTTGTGTAGCGCTTTCAGTTCCATTCATGCAGGCCTGCTTAAATGAGAGAGATTACCAAACAAAActctcagtgcactgtgaaagtaaaaAATAAGAAGGCCTAGTTAAGTCATGTCTAAGAATGCTCTTCATCTTAGGAGGGTAAATCAAACCAAAACTAATTGGCAGGTTCACCTTGgtaacagaagaaaatggatcaGCCAGATAAATCCCCAAAACTCATCCACCAGCCGCACATATCACACAACACTGCTGTTCTATTAGATAATGAGTTTCAGGAGTGTGCCATGGTAAAAAACCTCATGTAAGGAATCGAAtcaattctagaaatcagtgatgatacccagccctagtagATGGTAGTTTGGATCATTGAGGTTGTCTGTTTACTATTGCAGTTGCGTTATAGAGAAAAGTTCTGAgcgatgagtcagtgagtcgtCTCTTTGGGAGAGCAAGTGTGGCATTGAGGACGTTTCTCACAGTCCGAATTTGTCGTTCCCATACTCCACCTGCGGGACTAGCATGGGGTgtaataaacacaaaatcacaTTGTTTTTCAGATAGGAAGGTGTCAGTTTTCCTGTGTTTATTTCATTCAGTGCTGCACAGTTCATTTTTGGCATGTACAAAGTTAGTACCTtgatcacattttatttgtctgACAGAGCCTCTCAGAGCTATAAAGCACCTTAGTCCATTAATTAAAGCGTCCGTAGTCAGGTCTTCTAACATTTCTACATGTACTGCTCGTAAATAGAAACAAGTGAAAAGGAGAGCgtaccttttcttttcttttcttgtttggtTAGGAACGGGCCGAAAACATCAATACCACAGTATGTGAAAGGCGGAGAGTGTTTGACTCTTTCTGTGGGGAGATCTTTCATTTTTTGACCTTCCGCAGCTCTCCTTAGTCTCTTAACACACACTGACGGACATAGTCTGATACCTTTTGGCTTAGCTTGGGAATCCAATAACCGCTGGACCGTATTTTGTTCATTCTGAAGCTCTTTCCTTCATGATttagaaacatgggtgtgccatgggctccccagtttcacccatcgtggccaatttgtacatggaagaagtggaaaagagggctttgctatcctaccctggaacaccaccaagccattggttcagatatgtggatgacacctgggtgaaaatcaaatctcaggacataCTACAtgtcacggatcacattaactcggtggaccgacacatcaaattcaccagggaggatatgaaaagtggcaggttagccttcttagactgtgagatttccagcagtaatgggggacatctaaaagctgacgtgtaccgtaaacctacacatacggatcagtatctaaggtttgactctcatcatccactggagcacaaactgggtgtcatcaggacgctacaacacagagcgaacaccatccccactgacacagcggtcagggaggcagaagaacagcacatcaagaaggccctgagtaaatgtggttatcccagctggacttttgtcaaagctggaaagacacctaaagaaagctccagccgatccaggagagaaggacaaccgctgcccaagcgaaaacctgtagtgatcccgtatgtgtcaggagtatcggaacagctGAGACACaatttttctaaacaccgggtctctgtggcttttaaaccccaaaacacgctgcgccaaaaattggtccaccccaaggatcgggtcccccgacacaaacagagtaacatagtgtacgctgttaagtgccaggaggattgacaggatttatacatcggggaaaccaaacaacctctagcgaagcggatggcacaacacagaagagccacctcgtcaggccaggactctgcagtctatttacacctacaggccagtggacactctttcaatgatgaggatgtacacatcctggacagggaggaacgctggtttgagcgcggagtcaaggaggccatttacgtgaaaagggaaagaccatctctgaatcgaggagggggcctaagggtacatctttcgccatcttacaatgctgtgattgcagccattccccaactctctgtgaatggtactcatggccattgatcagtgttctttgatcagtgggttttggtcagtgattgttgatcaatggtcataggaatttgcataattatgattaaggaactgacctcacagcccattgttccttcagtgggctggtttcagtcattatgcaaatatactgtttataaggtttggggaaacctgcagtcagctgagactgaagaagtcacttggatgagtgacaaaacgtttctcccacaaaacgctacgtccagatgaacagaatcaacttttggagattcatGATTTATTCTTTCGTGACAGAGAGCGATTATGAGTTTTGTAATATGATGTTCTCTTAGCATGACAGTTGGATGTTTGAATGTGCTTGGAAGCGATGAGTGTTGTAGCATTCCTCCCACCTTGAGCATATTGTCTTTGTCCAAGAAATGATCCAAATTGTGCATTCTGTTGCTCTCAGGTAATACCCTTTATTTGCTTAATGTCTTTatctcatctgaaaatgttggtCTTTGTAAGTTTTTGATAATCACCGTTTCAGCGTTTTGTCTTTCAGTTACAGTGCTGAGTGACTTTGATTTGTCTCTGAGTAGGAACCGTTTGAGACGTGCTATGGCACTGACAGCATGTGACCAGGTTGAGAACCTTGTCCGACGATCACAGAGACTTCTGTGTTCTGTAATTTGGCTGTTAAGTGTTTGCACCTTTCTCACCTCTGGATCTCCCACCAAAAGTTCAATAGATTCTTTAGTTGGGAGTTTTAATTTCCTTTCCCATAAGAATTGAGGGCCTGTGAGCCAGTTCAATGATAGCAGTTCCGCCACTGTTGTGCCCCTTGATGCTATGTCAGCGGGGTTTTCGCTCGTCGGTACATAGAACCATTGCTGTGGTGTAGTATTGTTGCATATTCTTTGCACTCTATTGGAAACAAATGTGTGGAAGCACAGTGtacatctttgtttttgtttatcagTCTTAGGTAAGTGCATTGTCCATATCCTGTTGTACTTGCGTCGGAAAAGTAATGTGATTCTCTTTTTCTACATCTCCAAACGATGCAGGAACATAACATCTGTTTATTTGCAACCCTTTCTGATTGTGCAGATCTTCTTTCCAGCACTGCCATTGTGGGTTGAGATGTTCAGGAAGCGGATCATCCCAGTCTGTACCTTGGCGGCACATTTCCTGTAGGATTATTTTGTCGTTAAGAACATACGGAGCAATGAATCCCAGGGGGTCATATATTGCTGCGACTGTGGACAAGATGCTGCGTCTGGTTGGGGGTTGGTCCTTTACAGCTATGTTGAATGTAAAATAATCCTTTTCTATGTTCCAGTAAATACAGAGTGCTCTTTCTGTTTGTGATTCTCTGAATGTCAtgtcctttgtttttgtttctgttgtatATTCTGAAGCAGGAATGTCTTTGAGTGCAACAGTGTTGTTAGACACAAACTTATGTAAGCTTAGGCCACCCTTTGCACAAAGCTCACATGCTTCTCTAGTGAGTTGTGCAGCGTCTTTCGCTGTCTCAACGCTTGTTACCCCTTCATCAACGTAGAAGTCTCTGGTCATAAACTGGATACAGTCTACAGGATACTTTGAGCTGTTCTCTTTGACTAAACGTTTAAATCCGTAATTTGCACAACCAGGCGATGAAACAGCGCCAAAGAGATGTCCAGTCATTTGATAAGCTTGAGGTGGTTTGCTCATGTCTCCTCCCTTCCACCATAAAAAGCGTAAGTAGCCGTGATCCTTTGTATTGACTTTGAATTGGTGGAACATTTTTTCAATGTCACACATTAGAGCTACCTGATGTTGTTGGAAGCGGACAAGCACGCCAGTCAAGTTGTTTATCATATCAGGGCCATTTAGTAAATGGTCATAAAGACAGGTACCTTAGTGTTTGGCTGAACAATCGAACACCACACGCAGCCCTTCTGGTTTCTTTGGATGATAGACGCTGTGGTGCAGTATGTACCATGTTTCACCTTCAGGTCCATTATCATCAGTCTCTTCTGCATCACCCCTTTGTATAATGTCATTCATGTATGTGACATAATCccttttgtatttttcatcacGCATTTGTTTACGTTTGAGCTAATGCATGTCTCTAGTGTCTCTAATGCATTGCATGGCGCTGAGTTGCCAACTATGCTCCATCCTAAATCAGTTTGAATGGCATATGGCTCATTTTCTTTGCCTAAGAGTACTTGTCTGGGTGCCAGAACTTGGGGACAAGTATAGCCAATCAGAAGACTCACTTCATAACTGAAGAGCGGTGGGACCTCATCTACAATGAACGACAAATGGCCCCACAGTTTTGCTGTGTCACATGTTGGTGTGTGTTCTCTGTTTGCAGGTGTGTAGTCCTTTGTGTAAGCAGTTGGGAGCCTTAGAAATGTTGCTGAGTTGTAACCTCTCACTAAAAGATCACACACCTTTCCGCTGCTTTCTACTGTGTTTTTGCCCATCGTTGTGGTTATAAAAATCAGTTCCATAGAGGTGGTTTGGGAGAAAGTGGTCTGTGTTCAGccctggataagtggaagaggatggatgggtggatgagaTTTTATGTGCGATACTAAGATCAGGCCCTGCCAATCCATCATTTCCTTTGCTTTTGTAAATTAAACACCATTTGTATGAGGCATACTTCACGGTTTATTCCCCATATCAGTCTGATATGGGgaataaattcattaaaaatcatgatGAGTTTCTGCAGAGGAGGAAACACAGTAGCAAGGAACAATAATCTTGATATGATGTGGATTTTTACAAAAGCTATTTCCTTAATTTCACATTCCTTCTCGGACAAATTCCCAAGACTTTGATTTCATCCTTTACCTGAATGTTGACTGCAGGACTTTTTGAAGCTTGACCAATCCACACACATTAGTCTTCATTTAGTTTTTCCCTGGAAGTGAATTCATACTGTTAGATGTTACTGTTAGAAGTTAGATGTGGATTTATTCTACCTAGTTCTTCTTGATTCTTCATTATCACCGTGGCATTGTTGGCCTGTCACTCTATAAGAGTTGCAGAGATTATTAAGGGACTTGGAAATGGTGGGATGGAACATTTGTCACTGAAGGGTAAATGTTTAATATGTTACACATGTGAAACTTTTAGAAGTCAACAGTCAGTTGTATTTGTAGGAAATAGTCATTTACTAACATTACATTCTCCTCCAGAataagaaatgtaaatagtaaTAAAGGAGAATAACGTGGACTAAGAGAAAGCAAATGAGTGAAAGGAGTCGAATAATATCAGCAGTGAAGACTGTGCAGCAGTGGATCCCAGAGCAAACTTCTTCAAGACCTGGAACAATGTGAGATGTAATGGTGTGGAGTTTAgacaaatattttactgctactattcataaccatcatcattaccattacattaattatcatttcatcaaagcatttattgaagctgccgGCATTATGTTACAACTTGGATTACAGGTATTGTCATAATCTcatattaacattttttattacaggtgcagtgatAACCCTTTTATATACACCCTGCATTTTTGTGCTTGCTAAAGAGGGAAG
This is a stretch of genomic DNA from Pelmatolapia mariae isolate MD_Pm_ZW linkage group LG16_19, Pm_UMD_F_2, whole genome shotgun sequence. It encodes these proteins:
- the LOC134646251 gene encoding CD209 antigen-like protein D, with the translated sequence MDNPQRRTNENNDASSNDIFKQGGSTFPKYPPIILLLGLLNAVLLITAVVIGVNCAKVKEDSLHISNPAVTQLFSELDYLRSNHSDVIEAEEEAKKALESAINNHKEVKVKIEELKTVNDGYQKQMQALQMEKANLKSNVSILEGSCGVCLPGWALFNSSCYFFSYTESSTVKKNWHESREDCIRRGSDLVVIDNQEEQKYVSNMVQNMKTTFTIWENGFWIGITDMENEGTWAWINNVTEVEQRYWMDGEPNNAGNVGEHCGVTVHSTFNPWKTRYDGKCDFQQLHWICEM